Part of the Schistocerca americana isolate TAMUIC-IGC-003095 chromosome 5, iqSchAmer2.1, whole genome shotgun sequence genome, cctcgctattacactatcaacaagcggtgaaacacaacaaaaactcttgatattataaacttcaaacgctgcagaaagcacacacgcacagcgaagtcccgaataCACGtggcaatcctggtttaatgttgacaacatgcgcagaacgcaatgctcactccagagatatttactctatggcttTGAGTGAAGTTAGTTATCTACGTCTGACATGGCGGTAACGATAAGGAAGGTTCTTTTTTATgttagtttttgtttgttgttgtctgTCGTGATCGCTGTACCGTTGTTCTACATGATGGGTGCATCCTCTCACGCTCCAGACGTTTTCTGGTTTTTGACAGCGACAAGCCCCTACATGTGGGCCATAACCGGCATAGTATCTTCTGTGGCAGTGTCTATAACTGGAGCGGCATTGGGCATTTATACGACTGGAACCAGCATCGTTGGTGGCAGTGTGAAGGCTCCGCGCATCCAGACGAGGAATCTCATCTCGATCATTTTTTGTGAAGCAGTTGCTATTTATGGCATCATCACAGCTATAATTCTCAGTGGCGCAATGAAGGAATTCCAACTGGATGAAGCAGAAAGTAATCCAGCATTTAAAGAGAGAAACTGGTTTTCTGGTTATTTGATTTTCGGTTCTGGGCTCAGCGTGGGGCTGGTGAATTTGTTTTCCGGTTTGTCCGTTGGGATTGTTGGATCAGGAGCAGCATTAGCAGACGCCGCCTTTCCAATAGTATTCGTCAGAATGCTTATTATTGAGATATTTGCGAGTGCAATTGGATTGTTTGGTCTGATTGTTGGAGTTTACTTAACTTCTAAAATACATATGGGTGACTAACAAAGAAATTGGGTGAATTGTTAACGTTGTCTTGTCACAGAACGTAATTACTGTTACTTCAGCAGTTATCTTAAAACTGTAGATACTAGTTATATAAGAGGAATTGTAAATGTAGGATTACGTGTACTCGGTTAGTTCTGTTAGTCATTATGTATTGTCTTCTATTAGTGTACTATATAATACTTAATTTTACGTGTATGGAACCCTGGAGAAAGTGTGTCAATTTCTTATCATTAATACGATTTATGTTATCTCAAGTATCGAAAATATACTAACGCTTTTATTATTAAACGTTCTATTAGCTTTTTCCGAAATAATATCTTGTTGTAATGAACCTGCCATTTTCGTAAATTGCCTTTTTTATGAGTCGTAATTCATATGTACCATACATTTTGACGTTCAGTTAACGTCTGGATTTTACATAACTTTATCATGCCTGATTCAAAGACTAACAGTAATATACCAGGTATTAGTTATATAGTAAggttactttcttcatcacaatgtCATCTCTGTGTAAGGAAGATTCTGCTTTGACGGACCATATTTAGCACAAACAATGAGGCATATGCTACGCACCTGTTTGTTTCAGGAAATACATTTTTAACGAAATATGTAAAAAATTATGTTCCTATTATTATTCATCTTTTTGAAGATATATGCATGTCCCTTGTGTTATCAAGAATACATATTTGTCTGCTGTGACGTTTACATGACAGTAATACCGTAGTATGAGGCATAGTATTAATAGGAAGCGCAATGTAAGAAATAAGTATTTCAGATATTAATTACTACATACTTTGTTACATATTCACActttccttttctccaaaaattttaatgttttccCAAAATCTTTTAAGAGTCAAGATCCAAAGTAAAAACACGTTATCATTTAATGTGTTTTTATTTACAATCGTGACTactaaaatgtttgtaaaaaattttAATCATTGAAAAATTTAGATCGCTTTCCTCCATCTGATTGTGTTAGGAATTAAGATTTTTTTCCGTACGACACCATTATGTTTTGTGCTTTACAAGCAAGATAGACTGTTCGCGTACTGTCGCTCTCTGAATAATAATCTAAAGGAATACACAAATGGTCTTCATGGGTATCAAGCGAAAATTGTAGCACAAAATCAGTCTAAACAACAGTGATATTCAATTAACTGTTACCAACTTATACATTTCAGAAGAATCAGTCGGTCTCAGAGAAACTTTATGACCCATTTACGTTTtaccaaattaaatttttttgtgtgtttttctacCTAGGGTACACAGTTTAAAATTTGCATATATTTTCCCTTTAACTGAAATTAATCTGAATGACGTTACTCATGCCAACTTTTTTTATACGGTACTGGCATCTTAACGTCCATATTCTACAAACGTCCATATTCTACCAAGTAACAAAGAGCGTTGTAAATTCGGAGGATACTCTGTTGCGGAACAGTAGGGAATATCAGTATTAAAATTGGTAATAAAAGAGATTTCATTTTCACAGCTGGTACATTAGTGTGTTTCAAAACACGATTA contains:
- the LOC124616306 gene encoding V-type proton ATPase 21 kDa proteolipid subunit-like produces the protein MGASSHAPDVFWFLTATSPYMWAITGIVSSVAVSITGAALGIYTTGTSIVGGSVKAPRIQTRNLISIIFCEAVAIYGIITAIILSGAMKEFQLDEAESNPAFKERNWFSGYLIFGSGLSVGLVNLFSGLSVGIVGSGAALADAAFPIVFVRMLIIEIFASAIGLFGLIVGVYLTSKIHMGD